Proteins from one Anastrepha obliqua isolate idAnaObli1 chromosome 2, idAnaObli1_1.0, whole genome shotgun sequence genomic window:
- the LOC129239335 gene encoding uncharacterized protein LOC129239335, with the protein MSYQIKSTPFFRRMVSASKKNGQLQRLKEEYERIKEFNDRTIEMKMRQVRLKRLFREIEEIKESSSQWKRRRIATERSKTNEEKRAQTLVKSKELGKQYSKMNALVERCASRMEAASSGAAVGGMFSRMELERKQRSDKRINYGNNRSRMNIQKLTTSPRKPVGKPELATERELKELKEKRNNRLSFGNSCSSRNLLKKVKKNNLQKSSNGTSISSLNDSEITKVYDQDSQYKFAHDAEAVDLPVMMFVPRQKDFEDMCRRKSQSNSSKTLVKTEEDPQIRAKQHWRKLALIVRQRNVHPLVDNQEDSSEEYTLREISNTTDLTLRQLKNKTSPSNSENDLLPGEVLLSVESLHPLEMQSLPALKTTAAEKPRADKGGSPIDPLRKVQQYVKMFEPIVRDVARKEVLEFGIEKLRSIFEHQSVEQ; encoded by the coding sequence ATGTCCTATCAAATCAAATCGACACCGTTTTTTCGACGCATGGTTAgtgccagcaaaaaaaatggcCAGCTGCAGCGTTTGAAGGAGGAATATGAACGCATCAAGGAGTTCAACGATCGCACCATCGAAATGAAAATGCGTCAGGTGCGCTTGAAGCGTCTATTTCGCGAGATAGAAGAAATCAAGGAGTCATCATCGCAGTGGAAACGCCGACGCATAGCCACCGAGCGTTCCAAAACGAACGAAGAGAAACGCGCGCAGACGCTGGTCAAGTCCAAAGAGCTTGGCAAACAATATTCGAAAATGAATGCGCTAGTCGAACGTTGTGCATCGCGTATGGAAGCTGCATCATCGGGAGCTGCCGTGGGGGGTATGTTTTCGCGCATGGAATTGGAACGTAAACAGCGTTCCGATAAGCGTATCAATTACGGCAACAATCGGTCACGCATGAATATACAAAAGCTTACGACCAGCCCACGCAAACCGGTTGGTAAGCCGGAACTCGCCACAGAAAGGGAACTCAAAGAATTAAAAGAGAAACGAAACAATCGACTTTCGTTTGGCAACTCGTGTTCCAGTCGCAATCTTCTGAAGAAAGTCAAGAAAAATAATCTCCAAAAATCATCAAATGGGACGTCGATAAGCTCATTGAATGACTCAGAAATTACAAAAGTGTACGATCAGGACTCGCAATACAAATTTGCGCATGATGCTGAGGCTGTTGATTTGCCGGTCATGATGTTTGTTCCGCGCCAGAAGGACTTTGAGGATATGTGTCGTAGAAAGTCGCAATCCAACTCATCGAAAACGTTGGTGAAAACTGAAGAAGATCCACAAATACGCGCGAAACAACATTGGCGCAAACTCGCACTTATTGTGCGTCAACGCAATGTGCACCCATTAGTAGATAACCAAGAAGATAGCTCTGAAGAATACACGTTGCGTGAAATTTCCAATACTACGGATTTGACATTGCGCCAGCTGAAAAACAAAACTTCACCATCGAATTCGGAAAATGATCTACTACCCGGCGAGGTGCTGTTGAGCGTCGAGTCACTCCATCCGCTGGAGATGCAATCTTTGCCGGCTCTCAAAACCACCGCCGCGGAAAAGCCAAGAGCCGACAAGGGTGGCAGTCCAATAGACCCGCTACGCAAGGTGCAGCAATATGTGAAAATGTTTGAGCCCATAGTGCGCGACGTGGCGCGAAAAGAGGTTTTAGAGTTTGGTATTGAGAAGTTGCGCAGCATTTTCGAACATCAGAGTGTTGAGCAGTAA
- the LOC129239147 gene encoding uncharacterized protein LOC129239147 isoform X1, whose product MPNVVNRYKPNPLMKMEKENENKDLRRKLKSLHKVTFRSLSERSPGLNSNKETVWDRLSRVKKSASNEGNFLTGSKSRTLIPAKSSLRLSLARSSLQRTVKRPLTPNTNLNKRVAEKKSVRKMKCKPTHVQELEEDARTIGCKRMTSVKEIMTARSICNSKTSSDESASKKASARSENINQEFLVPRIEDYESDDFELDNQIESPDSLDDFVIAPLMPVPTTESLNMSANIASNFRCLLDYRKKNMAPDEISVIKNVVKTDERHRQLQPNDSVLFKEILKTQLKEIVRQETVIKSALHNLNEQPEADYHPPTLTIHEPITPESGCKKQQVDVIFKNVPTLEKEIIILKALGEKLEATLKRTVSHADLQLLELTKFVTPLANKWYYAYPDNVQYASIESAPKGVRRCMDIVQEFRMEHKTIVELKEQINHHFYLPSSKDKTELKRTSFKRLKENPDLLMRYLKPKNTLVPFNVLEQDPCFFNSFLYSPCVIGNMESSASVSKDSCREEAGATKIPVKDASDSARSARVPYKYVKEPLKIEEIQSTLNDALFNEQAVVQSPDKNLPKPNDAKDSEQARLCEAPVRGRRRRRIRKHNTPLSPDNNYDPKTNLFKTILVGSVQISVFLLLIMAITYPDIRC is encoded by the exons ATGCCGAACGTCGTGAATAGATATAAACCGAATCCATTGATGaaaatggaaaaggaaaatgagAATAAGGACTTGCGTCGAAAGTTGAAAAGCCTCCACAAAG TAACCTTTCGTTCGCTCTCAGAGCGGTCACCAGGGCTGAACAGCAACAAGGAAACCGTTTGGGATCGATTGAGCAGAGTGAAGAAGAGCGCCAGTAATGAAGGGAATTTTTTGACTGGCTCAAAAAGTCGTACGCTTATACCGGCGAAGAGTTCGCTACGCCTATCACTAGCACGTTCGTCACTCCAACGAACGGTCAAAAGACCGCTCACACCGAACACTAATCTCAACAAGCGAGTTGCAGAGAAGAAATCTGTACGCAAAATGAAGTGCAAACCAACGCACGTGCAAGAGCTGGAGGAGGATGCGCGTACAATTGGTTGCAAACGTATGACATCTGTAAAGGAGATAATGACGGCGCGCAGTATTTGCAATTCTAAGACATCTTCAGATGAATCCGCATCGAAGAAAGCCTCGGCTAGGTCCGAAAATATCAACCAAGAATTTTTAGTGCCACGTATCGAAGATTATGAGTCGGATGATTTCGAATTAGATAATCAAATAGAGTCGCCGGATTCATTGGATGATTTTGTGATAGCACCACTTATGCCGGTACCTACCACGGAGTCATTGAATATGAGTGCCAATATAGCATCGAATTTTCGCTGTCTATTAGATTATAGGAAGAAGAATATGGCACCTGATGAGATATCGGTGATTAAAAATGTGGTgaaaactgacgaacgacatcGACAGCTGCAGCCAAATGACTCTGTACTGTTCAAAGAGATACTAAAAACGCAGCTGAAAGAGATAGTACGTCAGGAAACGGTTATCAAATCGGCATTGCATAATCTAAACGAACAACCAGAGGCTGACTACCATCCCCCTACTTTGACAATACATGAGCCTATCACACCCGAATCTGGCTGTAAGAAACAACAAGTGGatgtgattttcaaaaatgtaccCACACTGGAAAAAGAGATTATCATCTTGAAAGCTTTGGGTGAAAAATTAGAGGCAACACTAAAGCGTACCGTTTCGCATGCCGATCTCCAGCTACTCGAACTCACCAAATTTGTCACACCCCTTGCCAACAAGTGGTACTACGCCTATCCGGACAATGTGCAATATGCAAGTATTGAGTCTGCGCCTAAGGGTGTACGCAGATGTATGGATATCGTACAGGAATTCCGCATGGAACATAAGACCATTGTTGAACTAAAGGAACAAATTAATCATCACTTTTATCTGCCATCGAGCAAAGATAAGACTGAGCTTAAGCGTACTTCGTTCAAGCGTTTAAAGGAGAATCCCGACTTGTTGATGCGTTACCTCAAACCAAAGAACACACTTGTGCCATTCAATGTGCTCGAGCAAGATCCCtgttttttcaatagttttctCTACAGTCCCTGTGTGATAGGAAATATGGAGAGTTCTGCATCAGTGTCAAAGGATTCGTGCCGCGAGGAGGCGGGTGCCACGAAGATTCCCGTGAAGGATGCTAGCGATAGCGCAAGGAGTGCACGTGTGCCTTATAAGTATGTGAAAGAGCCGTTGAAGATCGAGGAGATACAAAGTACGCTAAACGATGCTCTCTTTAATGAGCAAGCTGTCGTGCAAAGTCCGGACAAGAACTTGCCGAAGCCGAATGACGCAAAGGACAGCGAGCAAGCGCGGCTGTGCGAGGCACCGGTGCGTGGGCGTAGGCGACGTCGTATACGAAAACACAATACCCCTTTGTCACCTGATAATAACTATGATCCAAAGACTAATTTGTTTAAGACCATACTAGTGGGTAGCGTGCAAATATCTGTGTTTCTCCTACTCATCATGGCCATCACATATCCGGACATAAGGTGCTGA
- the LOC129239147 gene encoding uncharacterized protein LOC129239147 isoform X2 — translation MPNVVNRYKPNPLMKMEKENENKDLRRKLKSLHKERSPGLNSNKETVWDRLSRVKKSASNEGNFLTGSKSRTLIPAKSSLRLSLARSSLQRTVKRPLTPNTNLNKRVAEKKSVRKMKCKPTHVQELEEDARTIGCKRMTSVKEIMTARSICNSKTSSDESASKKASARSENINQEFLVPRIEDYESDDFELDNQIESPDSLDDFVIAPLMPVPTTESLNMSANIASNFRCLLDYRKKNMAPDEISVIKNVVKTDERHRQLQPNDSVLFKEILKTQLKEIVRQETVIKSALHNLNEQPEADYHPPTLTIHEPITPESGCKKQQVDVIFKNVPTLEKEIIILKALGEKLEATLKRTVSHADLQLLELTKFVTPLANKWYYAYPDNVQYASIESAPKGVRRCMDIVQEFRMEHKTIVELKEQINHHFYLPSSKDKTELKRTSFKRLKENPDLLMRYLKPKNTLVPFNVLEQDPCFFNSFLYSPCVIGNMESSASVSKDSCREEAGATKIPVKDASDSARSARVPYKYVKEPLKIEEIQSTLNDALFNEQAVVQSPDKNLPKPNDAKDSEQARLCEAPVRGRRRRRIRKHNTPLSPDNNYDPKTNLFKTILVGSVQISVFLLLIMAITYPDIRC, via the exons ATGCCGAACGTCGTGAATAGATATAAACCGAATCCATTGATGaaaatggaaaaggaaaatgagAATAAGGACTTGCGTCGAAAGTTGAAAAGCCTCCACAAAG AGCGGTCACCAGGGCTGAACAGCAACAAGGAAACCGTTTGGGATCGATTGAGCAGAGTGAAGAAGAGCGCCAGTAATGAAGGGAATTTTTTGACTGGCTCAAAAAGTCGTACGCTTATACCGGCGAAGAGTTCGCTACGCCTATCACTAGCACGTTCGTCACTCCAACGAACGGTCAAAAGACCGCTCACACCGAACACTAATCTCAACAAGCGAGTTGCAGAGAAGAAATCTGTACGCAAAATGAAGTGCAAACCAACGCACGTGCAAGAGCTGGAGGAGGATGCGCGTACAATTGGTTGCAAACGTATGACATCTGTAAAGGAGATAATGACGGCGCGCAGTATTTGCAATTCTAAGACATCTTCAGATGAATCCGCATCGAAGAAAGCCTCGGCTAGGTCCGAAAATATCAACCAAGAATTTTTAGTGCCACGTATCGAAGATTATGAGTCGGATGATTTCGAATTAGATAATCAAATAGAGTCGCCGGATTCATTGGATGATTTTGTGATAGCACCACTTATGCCGGTACCTACCACGGAGTCATTGAATATGAGTGCCAATATAGCATCGAATTTTCGCTGTCTATTAGATTATAGGAAGAAGAATATGGCACCTGATGAGATATCGGTGATTAAAAATGTGGTgaaaactgacgaacgacatcGACAGCTGCAGCCAAATGACTCTGTACTGTTCAAAGAGATACTAAAAACGCAGCTGAAAGAGATAGTACGTCAGGAAACGGTTATCAAATCGGCATTGCATAATCTAAACGAACAACCAGAGGCTGACTACCATCCCCCTACTTTGACAATACATGAGCCTATCACACCCGAATCTGGCTGTAAGAAACAACAAGTGGatgtgattttcaaaaatgtaccCACACTGGAAAAAGAGATTATCATCTTGAAAGCTTTGGGTGAAAAATTAGAGGCAACACTAAAGCGTACCGTTTCGCATGCCGATCTCCAGCTACTCGAACTCACCAAATTTGTCACACCCCTTGCCAACAAGTGGTACTACGCCTATCCGGACAATGTGCAATATGCAAGTATTGAGTCTGCGCCTAAGGGTGTACGCAGATGTATGGATATCGTACAGGAATTCCGCATGGAACATAAGACCATTGTTGAACTAAAGGAACAAATTAATCATCACTTTTATCTGCCATCGAGCAAAGATAAGACTGAGCTTAAGCGTACTTCGTTCAAGCGTTTAAAGGAGAATCCCGACTTGTTGATGCGTTACCTCAAACCAAAGAACACACTTGTGCCATTCAATGTGCTCGAGCAAGATCCCtgttttttcaatagttttctCTACAGTCCCTGTGTGATAGGAAATATGGAGAGTTCTGCATCAGTGTCAAAGGATTCGTGCCGCGAGGAGGCGGGTGCCACGAAGATTCCCGTGAAGGATGCTAGCGATAGCGCAAGGAGTGCACGTGTGCCTTATAAGTATGTGAAAGAGCCGTTGAAGATCGAGGAGATACAAAGTACGCTAAACGATGCTCTCTTTAATGAGCAAGCTGTCGTGCAAAGTCCGGACAAGAACTTGCCGAAGCCGAATGACGCAAAGGACAGCGAGCAAGCGCGGCTGTGCGAGGCACCGGTGCGTGGGCGTAGGCGACGTCGTATACGAAAACACAATACCCCTTTGTCACCTGATAATAACTATGATCCAAAGACTAATTTGTTTAAGACCATACTAGTGGGTAGCGTGCAAATATCTGTGTTTCTCCTACTCATCATGGCCATCACATATCCGGACATAAGGTGCTGA